One Panulirus ornatus isolate Po-2019 chromosome 16, ASM3632096v1, whole genome shotgun sequence genomic window carries:
- the barr gene encoding condensin complex subunit 2, with amino-acid sequence MLHTRRSSVGFTLSPTKRRSILAPLPPDSPRARKQSLAEMMSPDNVFLDVPENNDEKEKKERQLNRLQQQMQSRTLSSPTATPADRRKSLNAVAGLTSQQLSEHYTKCIQLSAENKISVKNAFSLQLIDYMSEMLQRKNSEMNNFQVASFTLDASTKIYAYRVDSIHTDTLKMAGGLGHTHDKADEELREEGIVGEKKKRKVKKKVFVETNLRNINVTKFDLEFEVDPLFKKVAAQFDEGRSGSGQFLNSLQLQDDSCLMMLDSEAVIMDVGRGKLPPKTDKVFIPNLGDLNQLICPTFASFEFTTWKVGDEDSFSETSRLMADDANQPEDVDIHRFDVNAIPEPLGNDVDFYADDGFGTDCNGDDECPEDGTVVTIGQQGCQRAPPPLMEAVHVKDLLALNPSEYSYFDNHLLSAWAGPGHWRMRPLSKVKSMRDDKTEEHTRRKKDFITLSYEEEDPEIAKSFAVTRKATKLLHSTLKMWCKGKTTLPMDLHYDGRNFTKLFGRPAIVIQRQKKAATVDDSIQEYDYDNQNDRDNYCADVDDGASGYGDNSVPGYDMTEIFSQTVCGSHPPSEDPENKVYDFSKNLVVAPNKVAKINIGYARTAKKMDMKKLKMAVWSFLVDPTNNKENETQVEKRDQSLVEQKNKMDPSYTVDFSTLYKNLPPRVSSKMSENLSVPLAFAALLHLANEHNLKLCTRKDLKDFTIMQG; translated from the exons ATGCTGCACACCAGACGCTCCTCAGTGGGGTTTACTTTATCCCCTACTAAACGTCGTAGTATCCTGGCACCACTACCTCCTGATAGTCCTAGAGCCAGAAAGCAGTCTCTTGCAGAGATGATGAGTCCTGACAATGTTTTTCTCGATGTACCAGAA AAtaatgatgaaaaggagaaaaaggagcGGCAGCTGAATCGCCTTCAGCAGCAGATGCAATCAAGGACTCTTTCTTCCCCAACTGCAACTCCAGCAGACCGCCGCAAGTCTCTTAATGCTGTAGCTGGTCTTACTAGCCAGCAGCTGTCAGAGCATTATACAAAGTGCATTCAGCTCTCAGCTGAGAAT AAAATTAGTGTGAAGAATGCTTTCAGTTTGCAGCTTATTGACTACATGTCTGAGATGCTTCAAAGAAAAAATTCTGAGATGAACAACTTTCAG GTTGCCAGCTTTACCCTAGATGCAAGCACCAAGATTTATGCTTACCGTGTTGACAGTATTCATACAGACACCCTAAAAATGGCAGGTGGTTTGGGTCATACTCATGATAAAGCTGATGAAGAACTTAGAGAGGAAGGAATTGTTGGAGAAAAGAAGAAACGAAAG gtTAAAAAGAAAGTATTTGTGGAAACAAATTTAAGGAACATCAATGTTACCAAGTTTGACCTAGAATTTGAAGTAGACCCTCTGTTTAAGAAGGTAGCAGCACAGTTTGATGAGGGACGCTCTGGTAGTGGACAGTTTCTTAACTCTCTTCAGTTACAG GATGATTCGTGCCTAATGATGCTTGATTCGGAAGCAGTCATAATGGATGTGGGCAGAGGAAAGTTGCCTCCCAAGACAGACAAAGTATTCATACCCAACTTAGGAG ATTTGAACCAGTTGATTTGCCCAACCTTTGCATCATTTGAATTTACAACTTGGAAGGTAGGGGATGAAGACTCTTTCTCCGAGACATCCAGGCTGATGGCTGATGATGCCAACCAGCCTGAAGATGTTGACATTCACCGCTTTGATGTTAATGCTATACCAGAACCCCTTGGTAATGATGTGGATTTTTATGCAGATGATGGATTTG GAACTGATTGCAATGGGGATGATGAGTGTCCTGAGGATGGCACAGTTGTTACCATTGGGCAACAAGGATGCCAGAGAGCACCCCCACCACTTATGGAAGCTGTGCATGTGAAGGATCTTTTGGCTTTAAACCCCTCAGAGTACTCTTACTTTGACAATCACTTACTGTCTGCCTGGGCTGGACCAGGACATTGGAGGATGCGGCCATTATCTAAAG TTAAAAGCATGAGAGATGATAAAACAGAAGAgcatacaagaagaaaaaaagattttatcaCTTTATCATATGAAGAAGAGGACCCAGAGATTGCAAAATCATTTGCTGTGACCAGAAAGGCAACTAAACTGTTACATTCAACTCTGAAGATGTGGTGCAAAGGAAAAACCACTCTGCCCATGGATCTCCACTATGATGGAAGAAATTTTACCAA GTTGTTTGGACGTCCAGCAATTGTTATACAGAGACAGAAAAAAGCTGCCACTGTGGATGACAGCATTCAAGAATATGACTATGATAATCAAAATGATAGAGATAATTACTGTGCTGATGTG GATGATGGAGCAAGTGGATATGGGGATAATTCAGTACCTGGTTATGACATGACAGAGATCTTCAGTCAAACTGTTTGTGGTTCTCACCCACCAAGTGAAGATCCAGAGAACAAAGTATATGATTTCTCAAAAAATTTGGTTGTGGCACCAAATAAG GTAGCAAAAATAAACATTGGTTATGCTCGCACAGCAAAAAAGATGGATATGAAAAAACTAAAGATGGCAGTTTGGAGTTTTCTTGTTGATCCAACAAacaacaaggaaaatgaaacaca GGTAGAGAAAAGAGATCAGTCACTAGTGGAACAGAAGAATAAAATGGATCCCAGTTATACAGTAGACTTCTCCACTTTATACAAGAATTTACCACCTAGAGTGTCATCAAAGATGTCAGAAAACCTTTCAGTGCCTCTTGCTTTTGCTGCACTTCTTCACCTAGCTAATGAGCATAATTTAAAATTGTGTACTAGGAAAGATCTGAAAGATTTTACCATCATGCAAGGataa